DNA from Gracilinanus agilis isolate LMUSP501 chromosome 3, AgileGrace, whole genome shotgun sequence:
accactctttccagtttttcttctacctcttattTGATCcactccattatttctttttggcattgagagaaattcatatttttcttggaggctttgtatgcaacagtattgactttgttttccTCTGAGTTTGTTatgatcttccctgtcatcaaaataactttgaatGTTGAGCTtctcttttttggttgtttgctcatttttctggcctttttatttttcttttctctttttttttaaacccttaacttctgtgtattggttcctaggaggaagagtggtaagggtgggcaatgggggtcaagtgacttgcccagggtcacacagctgggaagtgtctgaggccagatttgaacctaggaccccctgtctctaggcctgactctcaatccactgagcaacccagttgccttcccccccccccccctttttttttaaactgggatCTATAACTGAGGCGAAGGGTACACTTTTCCaaacttcaggttctttgtacagctgccttcagagctggccctgggaatttttttgctttcagttcttctaaggtggtatatgatataaggagaggtgTGGTTAATACTCTCCAGGCCTGGAGGTAACCACCAGtgttcttccaccttggaactgtgactGGGGTTCCCCTGTTCCCTTGTGACAGGAAGCCTTGATGCTTGCTAGTGCTTCTCTCACAGAGAACATGTCCCAGGACTGCTTCCTAAATCTGTGTATAAGGAGTGCAAACAAGAGTCTTGTACCCAGAACCAGCAAAGGAATCCCTGTAACATTTTAATGTGTGATTGTCCGATTCCCAACTCCTTTACTAACTGTGGCTGAGAGCTGGAAGTTTTTGCTGCTGCTTTAGCTTCTACCAGGGCCTGTTGCCGCAATGGGGCCTGTCCTAGCACATTGTTTTGTACTCTGCTTCCACCCCTGATATACTAGATCCCTTTTGCTGGCTTCtaagtttttgtaaaaaaattactTCGCCTTGTCTTTTCGTGGGTTGTGCTGCTCTAGAATTCATTCTGAGACATCATATCATAGttttggtagagatcagatggaTCTTTGTATCTTTGCTGCCATCTTGGCCAGTAACGTCCTTAAATTATAGTCCTAGTAGATTCTTTCTGGATCAAAAAACAACTATATTATAGGGGTTTTGGTATATTGATTACCAAAAAATTTGAACTAATCTACTGTTTTACCACTAGTTTGTCTATTTATACAAACCGCGAAGGGCTAATTTTTAATTGCCTGtttagattttttcccctaattttgtttgttctcctgattcttgtATATGTTTTCCCCCACTGTATTTATAGTTTGTTTTCATGTTTTCAGgatggaaaaacattgaatgatGAATTAGAAATTATTGAAGGCATGAAATTTGACAGAGGTTATATCTCTCCTTATTTTATTAATACAGCTAAAGGTAAATAACGTGTGGTCACTGACATTTAAAGGCATATGGGCTATATAATCTGAAATCTGTCATGTTGTGTCTTGGCTGTTTGTGGAGGAGAATTTTGCTTTTGGGAAATGATGGGGAAACTACTAATCATTAGTTAGCATAGCAAACTTAAGTCATTTTAGAGAGGTAGACTTGGGGTAAGGGAAAAGGGTGGAGGAGGTGGCAGAATGAGTTGAGTGTGATAAAAGAGTAGCTGAAAAATGAATACTCTAAAGGTAGGCTAGAACAAATCTTTAGAAATCTTTCCCTAGGGTCATTTGCCCTAGTTAAATTGTGAGTTATGActtaacataatttatttttcaaacttaTGGGCATAGTAGGTAGTTAATTAGTAATGTTCCTTAATTTGCTTTGAAAAGAATGTCATATCTATCATACAGGTCAGAAATGTGAATTCCAGGATGCCTATGTTCttctaagtgaaaaaaaaatctccagtgtCCAGTCTATTGTACCTGCACTTGAAATTGCAAACGCCCACCGTAAGCCTTTAGTCATAATTGCTGAAGATGTTGATGGAGAAGCATTAAGTACTCTTGTTTTGAACAGGTAATGAATGAGGCATGGATATTCGGAGGCTCTACAAATTGAGAGAGCAATTAACTATACTGCTAGATATTGGGTCTTAAGGCCCATTGCaattttttcatgctttttgCTAATAGTAAAACAGTAGAACTTGTATATACAGAATATGTGTAAGTACAGAAATAgtggtattatttttataacttaaccATGAGAAAGCctgattttatcatttattagcTAATTAGATACTCATTTGGTATACCTAGTTGATACAATGAATTTATGTCTCCAAATGTTAACTTATTAATTTCAAGTCATCCTatttaatgattaataataaaatatggtgagcaaactaaaatttttttatacatagaatatttgaaaaaagacTTGAAAGGGGAATAGTTGAATATAGAGGAAATAACACTGGTATAAAAGGGGCCCATTTCAGGAAATTATTTGGACTGCTGAAACTCATGACTACTTTTTGTCAATAAATTTAGTGTTACAAATTTTTACAAGCAGAGGGTtggcatggtatagtggaaagatagCCTTGGagtctggttttcttttttcttagaggACTAGCCATGTAATTatgagtaagttacttaaccttggtGCTTTTGGGCAGccttttttttaagaggaaactTCATTGCTCTagaccagtaattcccaaagtgggtgccactgccctctggtgggtgctgcagtgatggccagaggtgcatttatctttcctattaattgctattaaaatttttaaaaatttaatttccagggagctaagtaatattttttctgtaaagggggtggtaggccaaaaaagtttgggaaccactgttctagacaaaaacaaaaatagtttttttttctatattatgtTAACATTTTGAACATTACATTCAGGACTAGAATTTGGACAAGCCAAAAAACATGAAGAAGATGCATTTGGATGGGACATACCAATACATTGTTGTACCATGCTGCCATATCTAGTCAACAAGGTCTTAGTACTAAAAATGGTCTTGTGTCTTAAGGTTTTCAAGAATAAAGATTCTTCCCCAGATTCACAGCCTTGTTTTTAATAACCTGTGTTTAGCAGCTCTTAGTATTGAGAAGAGTAAAAAGCAAGGAAACCCAGGTCTGAAGAATGCAAAGTGAGTTTCTCTTCTGGTAATCCTAGAATAATCTTGTAATGTTTCTGTTTATAGGCTAAAAGTTGGACTGCAGGTTGTTGCAGTGAAAGCTCCAGGTTTTGGTGATAACAGGAAGAACCAGCTTAAGGATATGGCTATTGCTACTGGTGGTACAGTAAGTAAAATAGCTTAACATCAATTAGGACTAGGGATACTTACACCCACAAAAGTCTACATTTATTCTGAGGagttttttaattatatgcaCTGTGATGTAGTAAAGCAATTGGATTGCTACAGTACCTTGTACATAATGGTGCTTACTTAAATTAGACTTGGAAtctgaagacctgaatttgattAACATCAAAACAAACTTTTATGGTGGTAAGATGCCTAGTTATGTACTGCTATATTCTTTTTAGTATGGAACTTGAATAGTTCTGGATTCTTTTGTAGGTTAAATAGATTGATAATGTTTCAAATAAGTTTGTTATGATGCAGAAAAGTTCTACTTAGTGaaatttattctcatttcttaATATCCAACATATTTCATAATGACTTTTACAGGTATTTGGAGAAGAGGGATTGACTCTGAATCTCGAAGATATTCAAGCTCATGATTTTGGAAAAGTTGGGGAGGTTATTGTGACAAAAGATGATGCCATGCTTTTGAAGGGAAGGGGTGACAGATCCCAAATTGAAAAGCGTGTTCATGAAATCATTGAACAGCTAGAGATTACTACTAGTgactatgaaaaagaaaaattaaatgagcgATTGGCCAAACTTTCTGATGGAGTTGCTGTAATAAAGGTAAGACATGTGTGGTGACCTAATTCAACCATGGAAATAGTTTGGACTGTTTTCCTTTCCAATGCAAGTTACCCCTTTGACTGTTAGGTTAAATTGTGATTCCAAtgatgaaaattaaagaaatttcaaTAGGAAATTGGTTAAAGACTATGATTAGGCAAAATGAACCAGTACAGGTTGATCAGGAAGGAGTTGAATAACAAAGTATCCTGTTAACTTGTAGGAAGTTAACaacaaagatgatttttttcctttctgctttttAATATGGTGATGTTTAAAACTGAGTTTTCTTGTACTTTTAGGTTGGTGGAACAAGTGACGTAGAAGTGAATGAAAAGAAAGACCGAGTTACTGATGCACTTAATGCTACACGTGCTGCTGTTGAAGAGGGCATAGTTCTGGGAGGAGGCTGTGCATTGCTTCGATGCATTCCAGCCTTAGAGGCATTAACTCCAAGTAATGAAGATCAAAAAATTGGTAAAGGatatccttataaatttgtgCTCTTGAACTGATGACTGTCTTTACTGAGAATGTACTATTCCTGTTGACAGAAGGCAGAAAAAATCAAGATGTAATTAGGGGATGGATGACTAATAGTCATTAGATGTTTGGAGGTCTTATACAATCTTAGGGCTGAAAAAGTTCTCAGAAGCCATTTAACCCAACACAATACCTGAACAGGGAACCTACTCTAAAATAGGTATCACCATCTCCCAAGACCTTCCATTTCACTTTTTTGGAAGGGTTAACCTGTCTTTGTATTGGAGCAGCTTTTcccaaaaatattaatattagacTTCCTATTTATCTGGCATGTTAGCTTGAGTCATGTGCAGATTTGGTTAATATATTCTTATCCTTCCATCTATGTTGTAATAATTTTGACTAGAATAGGACCCCAACGCCTTTAAGTTGACATCAATCCATTAGTAGTAGTAATTGATGCTACTAATGTGAGCAACTCCAGCATTAACAATATTTTCAAGACATTTCTTAGAATACCCCCAATTGTAGTTTCTAGGTCACTTTACAAAGATATTGGAAAACTTTCAGGTGCTTTGTTGAAATCTGGGTAATGTCACCAGCACTGTGTCCTGGTCTGCCAGTCCAAAAAAAGGAAGTATGGctagtttgggggggggggggaggcacaTGAAAACATGGCTGTAAGAATGATCTAGTTGCATTTTCAGATTTTGTGATTTGTTATAATGGACTATATCTAGAGGTAGTATAGTGGGTAGCGTTTTGGACCTGAGTCAGGAGTACTTGTGTTGGAATTTTGCCCTAGCCATTTAGCATTGTGAGCCAAGCAAGTCACTCACTAATATACTTAAAAAACActttgcagggggcagctgggtggctcagtggattgagagactgggaggtcctaggttcaaatttgaccttggacacgtcttagctgtgtgaccctgggcaagtcacttgacacccattgcctacccttagcactcctctgccttggagccaatactagtattgattccaagatggaaggtaagggttaaaaaacaaaaaataaaggaaaaaaacactttgcaaaccttaagtgcTACTAATGATATTTACTTTTATGAACTAAACTCAATAGACGATCTTGctaaataatttttccttctataGGAATAGACATAATTAAGAAGACACTGAAAATTCCTGCAATGACCATTGCTAAGAATGCTGGTGTGGAAGGCTCATTGATAGTTGAGAAGATTTTACAAAGCTCCTCAGAGATAGGTTATGATGCCATGATTGGAGATTTTGTAAATATGGTTGAAAAAGGAATAATTGACCCAACTAAGGTAAACAGTTTTAATTTTTACCATATTTGTCTCAAGACATGGAATAGATTCAAAGCTGCTTAGAGAATCTGATTATCCCACTATcacattttatttgttgtttggaATTTTTAGTTGggtaaaatttaatatttaatattttcttgaaatGTTTTCCCTAGGTTGTAAGAACTGCTCTGTTGGATGCTGCTGGTGTAGCTTCTTTATTAACTACAGCAGAAGTTGTTGTTACTGaaattcctaaagaagagaaggaacCTGGCATGGGAGGGATGGGTGGTATGGGTGGAGGCATGGGAGGTGGCATGTTCTAATTTCCTAGAATAATGCTTTCTAAAATCATTATGATCTGTGATGTAAGCAAGACTCAAGGCAGTGTTCTTCACTAACTTCGGAGAAGTCAGTTGGAGAGAAGACTGAAGTAAAGGCTGATGTTTAAGAAAATCACTATAAACCATCAGTTACTGGTTTCAGTTGACAAAATATGTAATGGTTTACTGCTGTCATTATCCATGCCTAcagataatttattttgtattttttgaatAAAGACATTTGTACATTCCTAATATTGGGTGCAAGATCCATGTACCAATGTTCTGCTTTCAACTTAAACCAGCTGAGGCATTTTTACTACTATTCTGTTAAATCAGAATTTTAGTGTTTGCCATCACTAGAAGGAAAGTTCAGAAGCAGCCTTTCTGGGCAGACgaagaataattaaaattgtGTACAAAGTAGAGAAATATCCAATTATGTGATGACCTTTGTGTAATAAAATTGTTTAAAGTTAATAATTGTATTATCTTATTTCTTTGATCTGGTGGAACTAAAGCTgtaagaaaagataatgaattatttaaaaattaccaAAATGTTGGTTTTATCTAAATAATACCAAATATAAAttgaaagttaaaattttttaatacttGAGACTGAATTTTAAAACAATGTGGTAAAGCAGAATgagccctgaatttggagtcagaaccCAGTATTCAAATAATGATTCTTTCACTTACCTATGTCATCAAGTCCTTAAGTGACTAAGAAATGGATTATTATGTGAGCCATGAATACCAGGTTCAAGATTCTCCATAATGTGGCCCAATGTCTAGTCAATACTCCAAATGATATCCTGGTCACTAGTATTTAACACACAACTATTGTGCTTGACTTGCCCTTCCCAGGCATTTCCTTTACTACATGTGTATTTAAACCTCTACCCTTGTCTTAGCATTGATACtaaatccaagacagaagagtggtaagggctaggcaattgagtgtcaagagacttgcccacagtctttacagctaggaagtgtgtgaggccagatttgaaccctggacctcccatccctaggcctggctctatccactgatcacATGGCTTTTTTTTAAGAAGGCACAACATATCTTGCTACTCAAATGTGACCTGGGTGGTGTCTTCTCCAGtcacttttaaaaatcagtcttaCCTTGTCATTTACTTTCTCCTTGTGCCATAGGTATTTGCTGAGCCCTTTCTCCCATATAGTAGTAAGTTCCTTAGGTTAAGGAAGTTAATCTGTTTGACCCTATGCCTGGCAATATGATCACTGAAAGAATTTAAATGTGCAGCTATTAAAAATCCTCTGGCTTCAACCATGGCAGAAGGCTTCATAAACCAGACTTAACAAACAatggctagtatttatatagctctgTGAGGTTGGCAGAGCATATTTGTAAATgtaaactcatttgatcctcaaaacaactctggtaTATAGgtattatcccttttttattgattaggaaactgaggtaaagttaaatcatttgcccagaatcatagtttaaaagagactggatttgaacttgcctttctgacttcaggcccagtgctctctgCTGTAGCGTCTAGCTGCCTCAAACATACATAAAAGTTTATAATTGTGACAATCGTGTAATTGTGGATTATGGGAGAATGAAGAAAGAGTATTTtctcttcctaaaatgtagagTTAGTATG
Protein-coding regions in this window:
- the HSPD1 gene encoding 60 kDa heat shock protein, mitochondrial — protein: MLRLSTVLRQIRPVSRALAPHLTRAYAKDVKFGADARALMLQGVDLLADAVAVTMGPKGRTVIIEQSWGSPKVTKDGVTVAKAIDLKDKYKNIGARLVQDVANNTNEEAGDGTTTATVLARSIAKEGFEKISKGANPVEIRRGVMLAVDAVISELKNQSKPVTTPEEIAQVATISANGDREIGNIISDAMKKVGRKGVITVKDGKTLNDELEIIEGMKFDRGYISPYFINTAKGQKCEFQDAYVLLSEKKISSVQSIVPALEIANAHRKPLVIIAEDVDGEALSTLVLNRLKVGLQVVAVKAPGFGDNRKNQLKDMAIATGGTVFGEEGLTLNLEDIQAHDFGKVGEVIVTKDDAMLLKGRGDRSQIEKRVHEIIEQLEITTSDYEKEKLNERLAKLSDGVAVIKVGGTSDVEVNEKKDRVTDALNATRAAVEEGIVLGGGCALLRCIPALEALTPSNEDQKIGIDIIKKTLKIPAMTIAKNAGVEGSLIVEKILQSSSEIGYDAMIGDFVNMVEKGIIDPTKVVRTALLDAAGVASLLTTAEVVVTEIPKEEKEPGMGGMGGMGGGMGGGMF